The proteins below come from a single Arthrobacter crystallopoietes genomic window:
- a CDS encoding DNA alkylation repair protein: protein MLETTVAEVMGELAALEDPKMRAANEKRGDDHGVNLSKLRAVAKRLKTQQDLAHELWATDNTAARLLALLICRPKAFEQDELDTMLRESRAPKVHDWLVNYVVKKSPHAEELRVKWTADADPVAASAGWALTTERVAKKPEGLDLPGLLDTIEAEMKDAPDRLQWAMNHCLAQIGIEHPEHRARALDIGERLEVLKDYPTPPNCTSPFAPSWINEMVRRQTSA, encoded by the coding sequence ATGTTAGAGACGACGGTGGCCGAGGTGATGGGCGAGCTGGCCGCGCTGGAGGATCCGAAAATGCGCGCGGCAAACGAGAAGCGCGGCGACGACCACGGCGTGAACCTCAGCAAGTTGCGGGCAGTCGCGAAGCGGCTGAAGACGCAGCAGGACCTCGCCCACGAGCTCTGGGCGACGGACAACACCGCGGCGCGGCTGTTGGCCCTGCTGATCTGCCGGCCAAAGGCCTTCGAGCAGGACGAGTTGGACACCATGCTGCGCGAGTCACGCGCACCCAAGGTGCACGACTGGCTGGTGAACTACGTGGTCAAGAAGAGTCCGCACGCCGAGGAGCTGCGCGTGAAGTGGACCGCGGATGCGGATCCGGTGGCCGCGAGTGCCGGCTGGGCGCTGACCACCGAGCGGGTAGCGAAGAAGCCCGAGGGGCTCGACCTTCCCGGGCTGCTCGACACGATCGAGGCGGAGATGAAGGACGCGCCGGACCGCCTGCAGTGGGCGATGAATCACTGCCTGGCGCAGATCGGGATCGAGCATCCGGAACACCGTGCCCGCGCGCTGGACATCGGCGAACGCCTGGAAGTGCTCAAGGACTACCCGACGCCGCCGAATTGCACCTCGCCCTTCGCGCCGAGCTGGATCAACGAGATGGTGCGTCGGCAAACCTCCGCCTGA
- a CDS encoding LacI family DNA-binding transcriptional regulator, translating to MVAARAGVSTATVSLVANGKTRGRVSEDNISRVRQAIAELGYVVDSVGSSLARGVSSIVVLVAPDISNPFFAKVIAGVRESLGADFQLLLSVTEAGEFPRADDIRRILALRPAGLLVDAPDAAFLEDLSTTGPMVLLDAPGLEAYAPAVNLDVAHGARELAAHLAASGHQRVAYLDSVTGTATFAIRRSAFLEAAAERGMTVNPTHRISTTIDVGASAEAFAAAWPQWQQAGVTAVVCATDTHAYGVLQEARVAGVRIPDELAVAGFDDLPYSATSNPGLTSVHLPAARLGLKAGEQLRGLIEGRDLEQPQLTLESSLIVRGSTERATAS from the coding sequence ATGGTGGCGGCACGCGCCGGCGTCTCCACGGCGACAGTTTCCCTGGTGGCCAACGGCAAGACGCGCGGCAGGGTCTCCGAAGACAACATCTCCCGGGTCCGGCAGGCGATCGCCGAGCTCGGCTATGTAGTGGACAGCGTCGGCAGTTCGCTGGCGAGGGGCGTGAGTTCCATCGTGGTCCTGGTGGCGCCGGACATTTCCAACCCGTTCTTCGCCAAGGTCATCGCCGGCGTCCGCGAGTCGCTCGGCGCGGACTTCCAGCTGCTGCTCTCCGTCACCGAGGCCGGTGAATTCCCGCGCGCCGATGACATCCGGCGGATCCTCGCCCTGCGCCCGGCCGGCCTGCTGGTGGACGCCCCCGATGCCGCGTTCCTCGAAGACCTCTCTACCACCGGCCCCATGGTGCTGCTCGACGCGCCCGGACTGGAGGCCTACGCGCCGGCAGTCAACCTCGACGTCGCCCACGGCGCGCGCGAACTAGCGGCGCATCTGGCCGCTTCCGGTCACCAGCGCGTGGCCTATCTGGACAGCGTCACCGGAACGGCCACGTTCGCTATCCGCCGGAGCGCCTTCCTGGAGGCGGCGGCCGAGCGGGGGATGACCGTGAATCCGACACACCGAATCAGCACCACGATCGACGTCGGCGCCTCAGCCGAGGCGTTTGCCGCCGCCTGGCCGCAGTGGCAGCAGGCGGGCGTCACCGCCGTCGTCTGCGCCACCGACACCCACGCGTACGGCGTGCTGCAAGAAGCCCGCGTTGCCGGCGTGCGGATCCCTGACGAGCTCGCCGTCGCCGGCTTCGACGACCTGCCCTACTCCGCCACCAGCAACCCAGGCCTCACCAGCGTCCACCTGCCCGCGGCACGCCTGGGCCTCAAGGCCGGCGAACAGTTGCGCGGCCTGATCGAAGGCCGCGACTTGGAGCAGCCCCAGCTCACTTTGGAGAGCTCGCTGATCGTCCGCGGCTCCACCGAACGGGCGACCGCCAGCTGA
- a CDS encoding nucleoside hydrolase, protein MDATSVTPGPKKIILDCDPGHDDAVALLLAHGNPEIELLAVTTVVGNQTLAKVTKNALAVGTIAGITGVPFAAGCDRPLVRTIETAPDIHGESGMDGPAQPESTIELDPRHAVDLIIDTVMAHEPGTVTLVPTGGLTNIAMAARKEPRIVERVKEVVLMGGGYHVGNWSAVAEFNIIIDPEAAHIVFNEKWPVVMVGLDLTHQALATPEVVAQIEAVGTGPARFVRELMDFFAQTYKDAQGFDFPPVHDPCAVAYVIDPSVMTTRKVPVDIELQGKLTLGMTVADFRAPAPADCHTSVAVDLDRTKFWNLVTDALVRIGEVDLGTPVNTSTTAAPASAAPVTMGVAAK, encoded by the coding sequence ATGGACGCCACTTCCGTGACCCCTGGACCGAAAAAGATCATCCTGGACTGCGATCCCGGGCACGACGACGCCGTGGCGCTGCTCCTGGCCCACGGCAATCCGGAAATCGAGCTGCTCGCCGTGACCACGGTGGTCGGCAACCAGACCCTGGCCAAGGTCACCAAGAACGCCCTGGCCGTGGGCACCATCGCCGGCATCACCGGTGTCCCGTTCGCCGCCGGCTGCGACCGCCCGCTGGTGCGCACCATCGAAACCGCGCCGGACATCCACGGCGAGTCCGGCATGGACGGCCCAGCCCAGCCGGAGTCCACCATTGAACTGGACCCGCGCCACGCCGTCGATCTCATCATCGACACGGTCATGGCGCACGAGCCGGGCACGGTGACCCTGGTCCCGACCGGCGGCCTGACCAACATCGCGATGGCAGCACGCAAGGAGCCGCGCATCGTCGAGCGGGTCAAGGAGGTTGTCCTGATGGGCGGCGGCTACCACGTGGGCAACTGGTCCGCCGTGGCCGAATTCAACATCATCATCGACCCCGAGGCCGCGCACATCGTCTTCAACGAGAAGTGGCCCGTGGTCATGGTAGGGCTGGACCTCACGCACCAGGCGCTGGCCACCCCGGAGGTCGTCGCGCAGATCGAAGCCGTCGGCACCGGCCCGGCCCGTTTTGTCCGCGAGCTGATGGACTTCTTCGCGCAGACCTACAAGGACGCGCAGGGCTTCGACTTCCCGCCGGTCCACGATCCGTGCGCCGTCGCATATGTCATCGACCCCAGCGTCATGACCACCCGCAAGGTGCCCGTGGACATCGAGCTGCAGGGCAAGCTGACCCTCGGCATGACCGTCGCGGACTTCCGCGCCCCCGCACCGGCGGACTGCCACACATCCGTGGCAGTTGACCTGGACCGCACCAAGTTCTGGAACCTGGTTACCGATGCGCTGGTCCGGATCGGCGAGGTGGACCTCGGCACACCCGTCAACACCAGTACGACGGCGGCCCCCGCCTCCGCGGCGCCCGTCACCATGGGGGTGGCCGCGAAATGA
- a CDS encoding MFS transporter, giving the protein MSAVLDETKTTRGGTTALMVALLTACVAFQLNASMLSPALVTMGEELQTDQASIGLSQTWFFTTAALFSLFLPRLSDIVGRKRILVGMMLLTAAGSVIAALAPDVTWLFVGRIIQGVSGPTVPLCLIMLRTAVPNLKTYGTLMGVILAVNGGVAGVDSFLGGYMAEHYGFRSIFWFMVVLGVIAAVLVAVLTPESKPQAGTRMDWTGVVFIVVAVGALLTALNEAAKLVGAFSMGTLFLSLVLIAVAAAAFAAFWATEKRTKQPMVEIVHLRQRSTWAPLLTTVLTMTGIFAVINGIVPAYVQAAAPGFGIGPTETALLILTPYALLGWVFGPISGRLAPVLGYTNVLRIGMIGSIVSLLIIVLFGLDSLPLMVAGTALLGIMYAGTANIMLNGLGVVLSPPGNPGFLPGMNAGAFNLGAGLSFLVLPAVLVGTSALGDRGSYLTVVVVGLVITVAAFAASLLIPKPVDAEVAK; this is encoded by the coding sequence ATGAGCGCCGTTCTCGACGAAACCAAGACCACCCGCGGCGGTACCACCGCCCTGATGGTCGCCCTGCTGACGGCCTGCGTGGCCTTCCAGCTGAACGCCTCCATGCTCAGCCCCGCCTTGGTCACCATGGGCGAGGAACTGCAGACCGACCAGGCCTCCATCGGCCTGTCCCAGACCTGGTTCTTCACCACCGCCGCGCTGTTCTCGCTGTTCCTGCCCCGGCTGAGCGACATCGTCGGACGCAAGCGGATCCTCGTCGGCATGATGTTGCTGACCGCTGCCGGCTCCGTGATCGCCGCGCTGGCTCCGGACGTCACCTGGCTCTTCGTGGGCCGAATCATCCAGGGCGTCAGCGGCCCCACCGTGCCGCTGTGCCTGATCATGCTGCGCACCGCCGTGCCCAACCTGAAGACTTACGGCACGTTGATGGGCGTCATCCTCGCGGTCAACGGCGGCGTGGCCGGCGTCGATTCCTTCCTCGGCGGCTACATGGCCGAGCACTACGGCTTCCGCAGCATCTTCTGGTTCATGGTGGTCCTCGGTGTGATCGCCGCGGTCCTCGTCGCTGTGCTGACGCCCGAGAGCAAGCCGCAGGCCGGAACCCGGATGGACTGGACCGGCGTCGTCTTTATCGTGGTCGCCGTCGGCGCCCTGCTCACCGCCCTGAATGAGGCCGCCAAGCTGGTGGGCGCGTTCTCCATGGGCACGCTATTCCTCTCGCTGGTCCTGATCGCCGTGGCCGCCGCCGCCTTCGCCGCCTTCTGGGCCACCGAAAAGCGCACCAAGCAGCCGATGGTCGAGATTGTCCACCTGCGCCAGCGCTCCACCTGGGCCCCGCTGCTGACCACGGTCCTGACCATGACCGGCATCTTCGCCGTCATCAACGGGATTGTCCCCGCCTACGTGCAGGCCGCCGCCCCCGGCTTCGGCATCGGCCCCACCGAAACGGCGTTGCTCATCCTGACCCCGTACGCGCTGCTGGGCTGGGTCTTCGGCCCGATCAGCGGCCGCCTCGCGCCGGTCCTTGGCTACACCAACGTGCTGCGCATCGGCATGATCGGCAGCATCGTCTCGCTGCTCATCATCGTGCTGTTCGGCCTGGACAGCCTGCCGCTGATGGTCGCCGGCACCGCGCTGCTCGGCATCATGTACGCCGGCACCGCGAACATCATGCTCAACGGGCTCGGCGTGGTGCTCTCGCCCCCGGGCAACCCCGGCTTCCTGCCCGGCATGAACGCGGGCGCCTTCAACCTCGGCGCCGGGCTGAGCTTCCTGGTGCTGCCTGCGGTGCTCGTGGGCACCTCGGCCCTGGGCGACCGCGGCTCCTACCTCACGGTGGTGGTGGTCGGCCTGGTCATCACGGTCGCGGCCTTCGCCGCCTCGCTGCTGATCCCCAAACCCGTCGACGCCGAGGTGGCAAAGTGA